The following proteins come from a genomic window of Corallococcus sp. NCRR:
- a CDS encoding S9 family peptidase encodes MPAWKSLSRVLAPTLLLPLLGAAPPAPSPATKPASAVKAAVARPSKQYSVEQFMGSTELMAPVFTADGKQLLFSSNASGIFNVNSVPVGGGKPTALTRSKTDSIRVVAAFPRDSRFLFEHDQGGNEQTHVYVRTPDGKEKDLTPMKQGVAGFLGFSQDDSAFYITTNERDPSAMDVYRYDAKTYARTLLARNDKGFGVAAVAPDESWVALEEAVTTSDGNVWRYDVATKGLKNLTPHTGSASYRVGDIHPVTGELYVLTDDGSEFTRVVRPAKEAGKWEDVEKEDWDIYGTYFSRSGAFRASIVNVDAGIEVRLHDVKAGTQVPLTQLPAGMISNVVFSRDEKQLAVQLETDRTSANLYVLDLVTKKTRRVTDTMSRELDSEDLVDAQVVRFKSFDGMEIPNLLFKPHQASAEHKAPAIIYVHGGPGGQTSRGYNNFVQYLVNHGYVVLGINNRGSAGYGKTFLKADDQKHGKEPLRDCVEARKYLASLPYVDGSRVGILGASYGGYMVLAGLAFHPDAFDVGVDVFGPSNWLRTLKSMPPEWGAFRQAMIQEIGDPEKQEAMLKEISPLFHTERIQKPLFVVQGANDPRVIQAESDDIVAAVKKHGVPVEYLLLPDEGHGFKKKKNEAEVDRRILAFLDRYLRPATATAPKP; translated from the coding sequence ATGCCCGCGTGGAAGTCCCTGTCCCGTGTCCTTGCCCCGACGTTGCTCCTGCCGCTGCTGGGAGCCGCACCGCCCGCCCCCTCACCCGCCACGAAGCCCGCTTCGGCCGTGAAGGCGGCCGTGGCCCGGCCGTCGAAGCAGTACTCGGTGGAGCAGTTCATGGGGTCCACGGAGTTGATGGCCCCGGTCTTCACGGCGGACGGCAAGCAGCTGCTGTTCTCGTCGAACGCGTCCGGCATCTTCAACGTGAACAGCGTGCCGGTGGGCGGCGGCAAGCCCACGGCGTTGACGCGCTCGAAGACGGACAGCATCCGGGTGGTCGCGGCCTTCCCGCGCGACAGCCGCTTCCTCTTCGAGCACGACCAGGGCGGCAACGAGCAGACGCACGTCTACGTGCGCACGCCGGACGGCAAGGAGAAGGACCTCACGCCCATGAAGCAGGGCGTGGCCGGCTTCCTGGGCTTCAGCCAGGACGACAGCGCGTTCTACATCACCACCAACGAGCGCGACCCGAGCGCCATGGACGTGTACCGCTACGACGCGAAGACGTACGCGCGCACGCTCCTGGCCCGGAACGACAAGGGCTTCGGCGTCGCCGCCGTGGCCCCGGACGAGAGCTGGGTGGCGCTGGAGGAGGCGGTCACCACGTCGGACGGCAACGTGTGGCGCTACGACGTCGCGACGAAGGGCTTGAAGAACCTCACGCCCCACACGGGCTCGGCCAGCTACCGCGTGGGGGACATCCACCCCGTCACCGGGGAGCTGTACGTCCTCACGGACGACGGTTCGGAGTTCACCCGCGTGGTGCGCCCGGCGAAGGAGGCCGGCAAGTGGGAGGACGTGGAGAAGGAGGACTGGGACATCTATGGCACGTACTTCTCGCGCTCGGGGGCGTTCCGCGCCTCCATCGTCAACGTGGACGCCGGCATCGAGGTCCGCCTGCACGACGTGAAGGCCGGCACGCAGGTGCCGCTGACGCAGCTGCCCGCCGGGATGATCTCCAACGTCGTCTTCTCCCGTGACGAGAAGCAGCTGGCGGTCCAGCTGGAGACGGACCGCACCTCCGCGAACCTCTATGTCCTGGACCTGGTCACGAAGAAGACGCGGCGCGTGACGGACACGATGAGCCGCGAGCTGGACTCCGAGGACCTGGTGGACGCGCAGGTGGTGCGCTTCAAGTCCTTCGACGGGATGGAGATCCCCAACCTGCTCTTCAAGCCGCACCAGGCCTCGGCGGAGCACAAGGCTCCCGCCATCATCTACGTGCACGGCGGACCCGGCGGCCAGACGAGCCGGGGCTACAACAACTTCGTCCAGTACCTGGTGAACCACGGCTACGTGGTGCTGGGCATCAACAACCGGGGCAGCGCGGGCTACGGCAAGACGTTCCTGAAGGCGGACGACCAGAAGCACGGCAAGGAGCCGCTGCGCGACTGCGTGGAGGCGCGCAAGTACCTGGCGAGCCTGCCGTACGTGGACGGCTCGCGCGTGGGCATCCTCGGCGCCAGCTATGGCGGCTACATGGTGCTGGCGGGGCTCGCCTTCCACCCGGACGCCTTCGACGTGGGCGTGGACGTCTTCGGCCCGTCCAACTGGCTGCGCACGCTCAAGAGCATGCCGCCCGAATGGGGCGCCTTCCGTCAGGCCATGATCCAGGAGATCGGCGACCCGGAGAAGCAGGAGGCGATGCTCAAGGAGATCTCCCCCCTCTTCCACACGGAGCGCATCCAGAAGCCGCTGTTCGTCGTGCAGGGCGCCAACGACCCGCGCGTCATCCAGGCGGAGTCGGACGACATCGTGGCAGCGGTGAAGAAGCACGGCGTGCCCGTGGAGTACCTGCTGCTCCCCGACGAGGGCCACGGCTTCAAGAAGAAGAAGAACGAGGCGGAGGTGGACCGGCGCATCCTGGCGTTCCTCGACCGCTACCTGAGGCCCGCCACCGCCACGGCCCCCAAGCCCTGA
- a CDS encoding HNH endonuclease, translating into METLVLSQSYEPVARIPWQRAVMLLVQGKVEVVEEYEDRVIRSVTVELRMPSVIRFVRALWKGPRGVRFSRENVYQRDQCRCQYCGRKVTRPEATYDHVLPRAQGGRTSWENIVIACVPCNQKKGNRTPAQARMTLRTVPAKPKRLPDALVVSFLVEKGLPLSWRKFLRDVAYWHTELEA; encoded by the coding sequence ATGGAAACGCTGGTGCTGAGCCAGTCCTATGAACCTGTCGCACGCATCCCGTGGCAACGCGCCGTCATGCTGCTCGTCCAGGGCAAGGTGGAGGTCGTCGAGGAGTACGAGGACCGCGTCATCCGCTCGGTGACGGTGGAGCTGCGCATGCCGTCCGTCATCCGCTTCGTGCGCGCCCTGTGGAAGGGCCCGCGCGGCGTGCGCTTCAGCCGCGAGAACGTCTACCAGCGCGACCAGTGCCGCTGCCAGTACTGCGGCCGCAAGGTGACCCGTCCGGAGGCCACGTACGACCACGTGCTGCCGCGCGCGCAGGGCGGCCGCACGAGCTGGGAGAACATCGTCATCGCCTGCGTGCCCTGCAACCAGAAGAAGGGCAACCGCACCCCGGCCCAGGCGCGGATGACGCTGCGCACCGTGCCCGCGAAGCCGAAGCGGCTGCCGGACGCCCTGGTCGTGTCGTTCCTCGTGGAGAAGGGCCTGCCCCTGTCCTGGCGCAAGTTCCTGAGGGACGTGGCCTACTGGCACACGGAGCTGGAAGCGTAG
- a CDS encoding class I SAM-dependent methyltransferase: MEPDVKGNTGPLGHDAAAYARRQDGLSPEPLRDAAWSVAGQRAFGVVLDVGSGSGGWIRRLRQNPAVERILSTDIHDAGASRLPGVEFQLRDVSRDALPWGDASVDWVFAIEVLEHLANPRHFVKEAFRVLKPGGHLFFTTPNNDSLTARLSFLVRGYFPAFCEQDYRDSGHITPITELDARRMAVEAGFQSIDFDYPLPGRIPRSSVYWQRFLPGLRGRWWSDGLFALLTRPR; encoded by the coding sequence ATGGAGCCAGATGTGAAGGGCAACACGGGGCCGCTGGGCCATGATGCCGCCGCCTACGCGCGGCGTCAGGACGGGCTGTCCCCGGAGCCGCTGCGGGACGCGGCCTGGAGCGTGGCGGGGCAGCGGGCCTTCGGCGTGGTGCTCGACGTGGGCTCGGGCAGCGGCGGGTGGATCCGCCGGCTGCGACAGAACCCGGCCGTCGAGCGCATCCTCAGCACGGACATCCACGACGCGGGCGCCAGCCGCCTGCCGGGCGTGGAGTTCCAGCTGCGGGACGTGTCCCGGGACGCGCTGCCGTGGGGCGATGCGTCGGTGGACTGGGTGTTCGCCATTGAAGTGCTGGAGCACCTGGCCAACCCGCGCCACTTCGTGAAGGAGGCCTTCCGCGTGCTCAAGCCCGGGGGCCACCTCTTCTTCACCACGCCCAACAACGACAGCCTGACGGCGCGGCTGTCCTTCCTGGTCCGGGGCTACTTCCCCGCGTTCTGCGAGCAGGACTACCGGGACTCCGGCCACATCACGCCCATCACGGAGCTGGACGCGCGGCGCATGGCCGTGGAGGCGGGCTTCCAGTCCATCGACTTCGACTATCCGCTGCCCGGGCGCATTCCCCGCAGCAGCGTGTACTGGCAGCGGTTCCTGCCGGGGCTGCGCGGCCGGTGGTGGAGCGACGGGCTGTTCGCGCTGCTGACGCGCCCGCGCTGA
- a CDS encoding transglycosylase SLT domain-containing protein: MSAFVRDVLAAYLTAAVLVAVGFGLLRAALALGMERRLDARQALRVGRVTLGLAVLLPFMALAAREWMPSAPLFKFERSLAGHAAPLAAVEARSVRGAVPETRAPGMGLPWAMVGVGCVGVGALAFLAWELRRYARLRRRLETLPVLRRVGRVRVVLGDAADGAFSVWFPGGGAWAVVPSEVLEDSEALRLTVRHELQHHRQRDTVFAYARLGFDSAFFWNPFARAFSRWLAERQEFACDEALVTVKRVSADAYARCLLQASLRVPVALSLPAGVTGMSHPTVRRIHMLFQPRPRSSVRTLGLSLSLALVLAPLALWAQGTARGRAVSLTEARALAEAGQKAGDLPVVVDAAVVEQLNRFVTTQKGRDFMRKALANLKEHREAMTGTLRSRSLPEGLLAVAMVESAVSNLPESSREPSMAPGPRGAGVWMFIPETARRYGLKVEAGRDERLDVARETEAAAALFQALYGRYGDWRLALAAYNQGEGVVDRVLAESGVRDVSELVRTGKLNGYTATVQAGVLLLRNPHLLD; the protein is encoded by the coding sequence ATGAGCGCCTTCGTCCGGGACGTGCTGGCCGCGTACCTCACGGCGGCGGTGCTGGTGGCGGTGGGGTTCGGGCTCTTGCGCGCGGCGCTGGCGTTGGGGATGGAGCGGAGGCTGGACGCGCGGCAGGCGCTGCGCGTGGGGCGGGTGACGCTGGGGCTGGCGGTGCTCCTGCCCTTCATGGCGCTCGCGGCGCGGGAGTGGATGCCGTCGGCGCCGCTCTTCAAGTTCGAGCGTTCCCTGGCGGGCCATGCCGCGCCGCTGGCGGCTGTCGAAGCGCGGTCCGTGCGCGGCGCCGTGCCGGAGACGCGGGCCCCGGGCATGGGCCTGCCGTGGGCGATGGTCGGCGTGGGGTGCGTGGGCGTGGGGGCGTTGGCGTTCCTGGCGTGGGAGCTTCGGCGGTATGCGCGCTTGCGGCGGAGGCTGGAGACGCTGCCCGTGCTTCGCCGCGTGGGCCGGGTGCGCGTGGTGCTGGGGGACGCGGCGGACGGCGCGTTCTCCGTGTGGTTCCCCGGTGGCGGCGCGTGGGCGGTGGTTCCCTCGGAGGTGTTGGAGGACTCGGAGGCGCTCCGGCTCACGGTGCGGCACGAGCTGCAACACCACCGGCAGCGGGACACGGTGTTCGCCTATGCGCGGCTGGGGTTCGACAGCGCCTTCTTCTGGAATCCGTTCGCGCGGGCGTTCTCGCGGTGGTTGGCGGAGCGTCAGGAGTTCGCCTGTGACGAAGCGCTCGTCACCGTAAAGCGCGTGTCCGCGGATGCGTATGCGCGGTGCCTGTTGCAGGCGTCGCTGCGCGTCCCTGTCGCCCTCTCTCTTCCCGCCGGTGTCACCGGCATGTCCCACCCCACTGTCAGGAGGATCCACATGCTGTTCCAGCCTCGTCCCCGTAGCTCCGTGCGCACACTGGGTCTGTCGTTGTCGCTGGCGTTGGTGCTCGCGCCGCTGGCGTTGTGGGCGCAGGGGACGGCGCGGGGGCGCGCGGTGTCGTTGACGGAGGCGCGTGCGCTGGCGGAGGCAGGGCAGAAGGCGGGGGACCTGCCCGTGGTGGTGGATGCTGCCGTGGTCGAACAGCTCAACAGGTTCGTCACCACGCAGAAGGGCCGCGACTTCATGCGCAAGGCGCTGGCGAACCTCAAAGAGCACCGCGAGGCGATGACGGGCACGCTGCGTTCGCGCTCCCTGCCGGAGGGACTGCTCGCGGTGGCGATGGTGGAGTCGGCGGTGAGCAACCTGCCGGAGTCCTCTCGTGAGCCGTCGATGGCGCCGGGGCCGAGGGGCGCGGGCGTGTGGATGTTCATTCCGGAGACGGCGCGCCGCTACGGCTTGAAGGTGGAGGCGGGGCGCGACGAGCGGCTGGACGTGGCACGGGAGACGGAGGCCGCCGCGGCCCTCTTCCAGGCGCTGTATGGGCGCTACGGCGACTGGCGGCTCGCGCTCGCGGCCTACAACCAGGGGGAGGGCGTGGTGGACCGCGTCCTCGCGGAGAGCGGTGTGCGCGACGTGAGCGAGTTGGTGCGCACCGGCAAGCTCAATGGCTACACCGCCACCGTGCAGGCCGGAGTGCTGCTGCTGCGCAACCCGCACCTGCTCGACTGA
- a CDS encoding DNA-3-methyladenine glycosylase I — translation MQQRCVWVGTDPLYQTYHDEEWGVPVRDSRALWEMLMLEGFQAGLAWIVILRKREAFRKAFKGFDPKVVARFTEKDVTRLMGDEGIVRARAKIEATIGNARAYLKMQEAGEDFSAFVWGMAGGKPIRNVWKGRGDVPAKTELSEAYSKAFKQRGFKFVGPVIVYAWMQATGIVDDHTVDCFRHGVRHR, via the coding sequence ATGCAACAGCGTTGCGTGTGGGTGGGGACGGATCCGCTGTACCAGACCTACCATGACGAGGAGTGGGGCGTGCCGGTGCGCGACAGCCGCGCGCTCTGGGAGATGTTGATGCTGGAGGGCTTCCAGGCGGGGCTCGCGTGGATCGTCATCCTGCGCAAGCGCGAGGCCTTCCGGAAGGCGTTCAAGGGCTTCGACCCGAAGGTGGTGGCGCGCTTCACGGAGAAGGACGTCACGCGCCTGATGGGGGACGAGGGCATCGTCCGGGCGCGCGCGAAGATTGAAGCGACCATCGGCAACGCGCGCGCTTATTTGAAGATGCAGGAGGCGGGCGAGGACTTCTCCGCGTTCGTCTGGGGCATGGCGGGCGGGAAGCCCATCCGCAATGTGTGGAAGGGCCGGGGCGACGTGCCGGCGAAGACGGAGCTGTCGGAGGCGTACTCCAAGGCCTTCAAGCAGCGCGGCTTCAAGTTCGTGGGGCCGGTCATCGTCTACGCATGGATGCAGGCCACGGGCATCGTGGATGACCACACGGTGGACTGCTTCCGGCACGGCGTGCGTCACCGCTGA
- a CDS encoding FAD-binding dehydrogenase, whose product MGQEVDVIVVGGGLAGLVAATELADAGKRVAVVDQEGPQNLGGQAFWSFGGLFLVDSPEQRRMGIKDSHALALEDWMGTAAFDREEDHWPRQWAEAFVNFAAGEMRPWLVQQGMSWFPVVGWAERGGYGAVGHGNSVPRFHVTWGTGPGVLEPFVRRAKAAEAKGTLTFHFRHRVDELLTQNGAVVGVRGMLLEPTDVPRGASSSRVTVGDFELRASAVIVTSGGIGGNHELVRKAWPQRMGPAPKFMIQGVPDHVDGRMIAITEAAGGRLINRDRMWHYTEGLRNWSPIWPRHGIRILPGPSSLWLDATGKRLPPPLFPGFDTLGTLEHILKTGHEHTWFILNQWIIKKEFALSGSEQNPDLTGKDWLGVLNRAVGKKAMGPVEAFKEKGEDFVISNNLRDLVAGMNAKTEAPLLDFATVEREVKARDLQMDNPFSKDLQLAAIRQARNYRGDKLVRTAKPHRILDPKAGPLIGVKLNILTRKTLGGFETDLQGRVFNDRGQTIPGLYAAGEVAGFGGGGVHGYRALEGTFLGGCIFSGRAAGRAAAGSV is encoded by the coding sequence ATGGGACAGGAAGTGGATGTCATTGTCGTGGGCGGAGGGCTCGCGGGACTCGTCGCCGCGACCGAGCTCGCGGATGCGGGCAAGCGCGTCGCCGTGGTGGACCAGGAGGGACCGCAGAACCTGGGCGGCCAGGCGTTCTGGTCGTTCGGCGGCCTGTTCCTCGTGGACTCGCCCGAGCAGCGGCGCATGGGCATCAAGGACTCCCACGCGCTCGCGCTGGAGGACTGGATGGGCACCGCCGCCTTCGACCGCGAGGAGGACCACTGGCCGCGCCAGTGGGCGGAGGCCTTCGTCAACTTCGCCGCGGGCGAGATGCGCCCCTGGCTCGTCCAGCAGGGCATGAGCTGGTTCCCCGTGGTGGGCTGGGCGGAGCGAGGCGGCTACGGCGCCGTGGGCCACGGCAACTCCGTCCCCCGCTTCCACGTCACCTGGGGCACCGGCCCCGGCGTGCTGGAGCCCTTCGTCCGCCGCGCCAAGGCCGCGGAGGCCAAGGGCACCCTCACCTTCCACTTCCGCCACCGCGTGGACGAACTGCTCACGCAGAACGGCGCCGTGGTGGGCGTGCGCGGCATGTTGCTGGAGCCCACGGACGTCCCGCGCGGCGCCAGCAGCTCGCGCGTGACGGTGGGTGACTTCGAGCTGCGCGCGAGCGCGGTCATCGTCACCTCCGGCGGCATCGGCGGCAACCACGAGCTGGTGCGCAAGGCGTGGCCCCAGCGCATGGGCCCCGCGCCGAAGTTCATGATTCAAGGCGTGCCCGACCACGTGGACGGCCGGATGATCGCCATCACGGAGGCCGCGGGCGGACGGCTCATCAACCGCGACCGCATGTGGCACTACACGGAGGGCCTGCGGAACTGGAGCCCCATCTGGCCCCGTCACGGCATCCGCATCCTGCCGGGCCCCAGCTCGCTGTGGCTGGACGCCACCGGCAAGCGCCTGCCGCCGCCGCTGTTCCCCGGCTTCGACACGCTGGGCACGCTGGAGCACATCCTCAAGACGGGCCACGAGCACACCTGGTTCATCCTCAACCAGTGGATCATCAAGAAGGAGTTCGCGCTCTCCGGCTCGGAGCAGAACCCGGACCTCACCGGCAAGGACTGGCTGGGCGTGCTCAACCGCGCCGTGGGCAAGAAGGCCATGGGCCCGGTGGAGGCCTTCAAGGAGAAGGGCGAGGACTTCGTCATCTCCAACAACCTGCGCGACCTGGTCGCCGGGATGAACGCGAAGACGGAAGCTCCGCTCCTGGACTTCGCCACGGTGGAGCGCGAGGTGAAGGCCCGCGACCTCCAGATGGACAACCCCTTCAGCAAGGACCTGCAGCTCGCGGCCATCCGCCAGGCGCGCAACTACCGGGGTGACAAGCTGGTGCGCACCGCGAAGCCGCACCGCATCCTGGACCCCAAGGCGGGGCCGCTCATCGGCGTGAAGCTGAACATCCTCACGCGCAAGACGCTGGGCGGCTTCGAGACGGACCTCCAGGGCCGCGTCTTCAACGACCGGGGGCAGACCATCCCAGGGCTCTATGCGGCAGGCGAGGTGGCCGGCTTCGGAGGCGGTGGCGTCCACGGCTACCGCGCCCTGGAAGGCACGTTCCTGGGCGGCTGCATCTTCTCCGGCCGCGCCGCGGGCCGGGCCGCGGCGGGGAGTGTGTAG
- a CDS encoding AAA family ATPase — translation MATRKNEDQERLIDRDLTAMAREGKLPAAHGVDTSVTEVLGLLARGGKHPLLAGEPGVGKSALVQEVARRIAEGRVDGDLAQARLVEVSVANILARSTQRQAAESFEELLTHLGRHPCPIVYIRDLPVALGGPLAPVAVRALRTGGLRFIFETEPKRVQELLRADEALAERLHLLPLNEPPLEKARWIVGRVAEELERELRLPIDPAACDLALRLSAKFLLAQHMPRKAIELLKETAAEAAGVARDHVGPEDVLTRFCAATRLPRFVVDDAMPLDLEETERFFGERLLGQTDAVAAVLRSVALLKAGLNDPRRPLGVFLFAGPTGVGKTQLAKLLAEYLFGSADRLVRLNMADYPNDGDESVPFGASWAPALETRRGELSALLDGKVFTVLLLDEFEKAARSVHDRFLQLFDEGTFVNGAGEAVSCNNTLIVATSNVGSEVYREAGLGFAAHKRAEEQVSEVDRRIAEAFRPEFLNRFDAICHFRPLSRVDIRKIAQREVGRVLEREGIRARALDVEVTPEVVDRLVERGYSPQFGARYLQREIEKTLTAALAVEIARRPLPPGTPVRVEARPGGRVVAVAEPVPPPREVTAQLLLPTPKAAAVKRRLDRKSLLIEMDRLVGRARALAESAGRSELEARRAALLAETQAPNLWDDSLRAADVLRAFRTVEAQLGELDRLEAACQFGRRLVREAKNEMQLGSAAKQVEEVAREVQMAEALRAAGATTLDNEALVDICASDASEQQDVWVQELATMYLGWAQRRGYEATAVAEADAPARVVVRIAGPGAYGFLAGEAGLHRRLEDEKRQRAYVRVHRGGPLEEVERELLVLEGRPVKSREGEYLQRVRNEVTAKDEATGRVLTLIGAGEMDELKGIAARVVAGQGASTDEARRYFLGRGARVEDPRTGAGTPRVKDVMRGELDVFIAAWISRPPPDSNPPLT, via the coding sequence ATGGCGACGAGGAAGAACGAAGACCAGGAGCGGCTCATCGACCGCGACCTCACCGCGATGGCGCGCGAGGGGAAGCTGCCGGCCGCCCACGGCGTGGACACCTCCGTGACGGAGGTGCTGGGGCTGCTGGCGCGCGGAGGCAAGCACCCGCTGCTGGCGGGCGAGCCCGGCGTGGGCAAGAGCGCGCTCGTGCAGGAGGTGGCCCGCCGCATCGCGGAAGGGCGCGTGGACGGCGACCTGGCCCAGGCGCGGCTCGTGGAGGTGTCCGTCGCGAACATCCTGGCGCGCAGCACCCAGCGCCAGGCGGCGGAGTCCTTCGAGGAGCTGCTCACCCACCTGGGACGCCACCCCTGCCCCATCGTCTACATCCGCGACCTGCCGGTGGCCCTGGGCGGGCCCCTGGCGCCGGTGGCCGTGCGCGCGCTGCGCACCGGCGGCCTGCGATTCATCTTCGAGACCGAGCCCAAGCGCGTGCAGGAGCTGCTGCGCGCCGACGAGGCCCTGGCCGAGCGGCTCCACCTGCTGCCCCTGAACGAGCCGCCGCTGGAGAAGGCGCGCTGGATCGTCGGCCGCGTGGCGGAGGAGCTGGAGCGCGAGCTGCGGCTGCCCATCGACCCGGCCGCGTGCGACCTGGCGCTGCGGCTGTCCGCGAAGTTCCTGCTGGCGCAGCACATGCCGCGCAAGGCCATCGAGCTGCTCAAGGAGACGGCGGCGGAGGCCGCGGGCGTGGCGCGCGACCACGTGGGGCCGGAGGACGTGCTCACCCGCTTCTGCGCCGCCACGCGACTGCCCCGCTTCGTCGTGGACGACGCGATGCCGCTGGACCTGGAGGAGACGGAGCGCTTCTTCGGAGAGCGGCTGCTCGGCCAGACGGACGCGGTGGCCGCGGTGCTGCGCTCGGTGGCGCTGCTCAAGGCGGGGCTCAACGACCCGCGCCGCCCGCTGGGCGTGTTCCTCTTCGCCGGGCCCACGGGCGTGGGCAAGACGCAGCTGGCGAAGCTGCTGGCGGAGTACCTCTTCGGCTCCGCCGACAGGCTGGTGCGCCTGAACATGGCGGACTACCCCAACGACGGCGACGAGAGCGTCCCCTTCGGCGCGTCGTGGGCGCCCGCGCTGGAGACGCGGCGCGGAGAGCTGTCCGCGCTGCTCGACGGCAAGGTGTTCACCGTGCTGCTGCTGGACGAGTTCGAGAAGGCCGCGCGCAGCGTGCACGACCGTTTCCTCCAGCTCTTCGACGAGGGCACCTTCGTCAACGGCGCGGGCGAGGCGGTGTCGTGCAACAACACGCTCATCGTGGCCACGTCCAACGTGGGCTCGGAGGTGTACCGCGAGGCGGGCCTGGGCTTCGCCGCGCACAAGCGCGCCGAGGAGCAGGTGTCGGAGGTGGACCGCCGCATCGCGGAGGCCTTCCGTCCGGAGTTCCTCAACCGCTTCGACGCCATCTGCCACTTCCGTCCGCTGTCGCGCGTGGACATCCGCAAGATTGCCCAGCGCGAGGTGGGCCGCGTGCTGGAGCGCGAGGGCATCCGCGCCCGCGCCCTGGACGTGGAGGTGACACCCGAGGTCGTGGACCGGCTGGTGGAGCGCGGCTATTCGCCGCAGTTCGGCGCGCGCTACCTGCAGCGTGAAATCGAGAAGACGCTCACCGCGGCGCTCGCGGTGGAGATCGCGCGCAGGCCGCTGCCGCCGGGCACGCCCGTGCGCGTGGAGGCCCGTCCGGGAGGCCGCGTGGTCGCGGTCGCGGAGCCCGTGCCACCGCCCCGCGAGGTGACTGCGCAGCTGCTGTTGCCCACGCCCAAGGCCGCGGCGGTGAAGCGCCGGTTGGATCGCAAGTCGCTGCTGATTGAAATGGACCGGCTGGTGGGCCGTGCGCGCGCGCTCGCGGAGTCCGCGGGGCGCTCGGAGCTGGAGGCGCGCCGGGCCGCGCTGCTCGCGGAGACACAGGCGCCCAACCTCTGGGACGACTCGCTGCGCGCGGCGGACGTCCTCCGGGCCTTCCGCACGGTGGAGGCGCAGCTGGGAGAGCTGGACCGCCTGGAGGCCGCGTGCCAGTTCGGGCGCCGGCTGGTGCGCGAGGCGAAGAACGAGATGCAGCTGGGCTCCGCCGCGAAGCAGGTGGAGGAGGTCGCGCGCGAGGTCCAGATGGCGGAGGCGCTGCGGGCCGCCGGGGCCACGACGTTGGACAACGAGGCGCTGGTGGACATCTGCGCCAGCGACGCGTCGGAGCAGCAGGACGTGTGGGTGCAGGAGCTGGCCACCATGTACCTGGGCTGGGCGCAGCGCCGGGGCTACGAGGCCACCGCCGTCGCGGAGGCGGACGCCCCCGCGCGCGTGGTGGTGCGCATCGCGGGGCCGGGCGCGTACGGCTTCCTCGCGGGAGAGGCGGGGCTGCACCGCCGCCTGGAGGACGAGAAGCGCCAGCGCGCGTACGTGCGCGTGCACCGGGGCGGACCGCTGGAGGAGGTGGAGCGGGAGCTGCTGGTGCTGGAGGGCCGGCCGGTGAAGAGCCGCGAGGGCGAGTACCTCCAGCGCGTGCGCAACGAGGTCACCGCGAAGGACGAGGCCACCGGCCGCGTGCTCACGCTCATTGGCGCTGGAGAGATGGACGAACTCAAGGGCATCGCCGCGCGAGTCGTCGCCGGACAGGGCGCCAGCACCGACGAAGCGCGCCGCTACTTCCTGGGCCGTGGAGCGCGCGTGGAGGATCCGCGCACGGGCGCGGGGACGCCCCGGGTGAAGGACGTGATGCGCGGTGAACTGGACGTGTTCATCGCCGCGTGGATCTCCCGTCCGCCTCCGGACTCCAACCCACCGCTCACCTGA
- a CDS encoding GFA family protein, producing MTQTNTQQKNPALSGLHTYAGGCLCGAVRYEATVDLAGVTRCNCTICMKYGYGGGAGMKPDAFRLLQGQDAIKKYGRDGSPNTRSFCGRCGVVCFGDGDVPELGGKFVSIYVNTLDDVDPSLLTFHYWDGRHDNWAAGMRATPWPFQAAA from the coding sequence ATGACCCAGACCAACACCCAGCAGAAGAACCCTGCACTGAGCGGCCTGCACACCTACGCGGGCGGCTGCCTGTGCGGCGCCGTGCGTTACGAGGCCACCGTGGACCTGGCCGGGGTGACCCGCTGCAACTGCACCATCTGCATGAAGTACGGCTACGGCGGCGGCGCGGGGATGAAGCCGGACGCCTTCCGGCTCCTGCAGGGCCAGGACGCCATCAAGAAGTATGGGCGCGACGGCAGCCCCAACACCCGCAGCTTCTGCGGGCGCTGCGGCGTCGTGTGCTTCGGCGATGGCGACGTCCCGGAGCTGGGCGGGAAGTTTGTTTCCATCTACGTCAACACGCTGGATGACGTGGACCCGTCGCTGCTCACGTTCCATTACTGGGACGGCCGACACGACAACTGGGCGGCCGGGATGCGGGCCACGCCGTGGCCCTTCCAGGCCGCCGCCTGA